Proteins encoded by one window of Vibrio panuliri:
- the rluF gene encoding 23S rRNA pseudouridine(2604) synthase RluF, whose translation MSQDNAKRLNKYISETGFCSRREADKLIEQGRVTINGKMPEMGMKVLPNDDVCIDGNPLKAKEKPVYIALNKPTGITCTTERDIPGNIVDFIGHKSRIFPIGRLDKPSDGLIFLTNDGDIVNKILRAGNNHEKEYVVRVDKPITNEFLKAMSSGVNILDTVTLPCKVSKETKFSFRIVLTQGLNRQIRRMCEALGYEVFKLRRVRIMNISLDGIPNGQWRYLTDDEINEIHAMCEGSVSTEEASTLDAKGQRIRKATDAKLFDSREENQSSTARRNQKSRTFKGRNADEFRHAPNSKKGRNSERSHQRDNEHRSDNKGKGYNKPKRDGEFNSKANRGKPSHAKPTHHKSSDRKPSSAPRVGGTLSLKK comes from the coding sequence ATGTCACAAGATAATGCCAAACGTCTAAACAAATACATCAGCGAAACCGGCTTTTGCTCACGCCGTGAAGCCGACAAATTGATCGAACAAGGCCGAGTTACTATCAATGGCAAAATGCCAGAGATGGGAATGAAAGTATTGCCAAACGATGATGTCTGTATTGATGGCAACCCATTAAAAGCAAAAGAAAAGCCTGTCTATATTGCGCTAAATAAGCCTACCGGCATTACCTGTACGACTGAGCGCGATATCCCTGGTAATATCGTCGATTTCATCGGTCACAAATCGCGTATTTTCCCAATTGGACGTTTAGACAAACCTTCAGATGGTCTGATTTTTTTGACCAACGATGGCGACATAGTGAACAAAATCTTACGTGCGGGTAATAATCACGAAAAAGAGTATGTGGTTCGCGTCGATAAGCCGATCACCAATGAGTTTCTCAAAGCCATGAGCTCAGGGGTTAACATCCTTGATACCGTGACACTGCCGTGTAAAGTGAGCAAAGAGACCAAATTCTCTTTCCGCATCGTTTTAACACAGGGACTAAACCGTCAAATTCGCCGCATGTGTGAAGCATTAGGCTATGAAGTATTTAAACTTCGCCGTGTGCGCATTATGAACATCAGTCTAGATGGTATTCCAAATGGACAATGGCGCTATTTAACAGACGATGAGATTAATGAGATTCACGCTATGTGTGAAGGCTCAGTGAGCACCGAAGAAGCCTCAACCTTAGATGCAAAAGGTCAACGCATTCGTAAAGCGACCGATGCTAAACTGTTTGATAGCCGAGAAGAGAACCAAAGTTCAACAGCCCGTCGTAACCAGAAGAGTCGCACTTTTAAAGGGCGTAACGCGGATGAGTTCCGCCATGCTCCAAACTCGAAGAAAGGTCGTAACAGCGAACGTAGCCACCAGCGCGACAATGAACATCGTAGCGACAATAAAGGCAAGGGTTACAATAAGCCAAAACGTGATGGTGAGTTTAATAGCAAAGCGAACCGAGGCAAACCAAGTCACGCAAAGCCAACACATCACAAATCTAGCGACCGTAAACCAAGTTCGGCCCCTCGCGTAGGCGGGACATTGAGTCTGAAGAAATAA
- the smrA gene encoding DNA endonuclease SmrA — translation MSQDDFDLFQQMMGDVKPLHNDTAELKKTHHVSDAQLAKREAAIWLTEDDPEYLSIDHAPMIKPDDIIEFKRDGVQDGVYRKLRLGKYPIQARLDLHRKTLKQARDEVVNFLKQCMRMDIRTVVIVHGRGERSNPPAMMKSYVAQWLMQINDVQCAHSAQRFHGGTGAVYVLLRKSSEKKLENRERHQKRMG, via the coding sequence ATGTCTCAAGATGACTTCGACTTATTCCAACAAATGATGGGGGATGTAAAGCCCCTGCACAATGATACTGCTGAACTAAAGAAAACCCATCACGTCAGTGACGCTCAACTCGCCAAACGCGAAGCTGCCATTTGGTTAACGGAAGATGACCCTGAATACCTGTCGATTGACCATGCGCCAATGATTAAACCTGACGATATCATTGAGTTTAAACGAGATGGTGTTCAAGACGGTGTGTACCGTAAGTTACGTTTAGGTAAGTACCCGATTCAAGCTCGACTCGATTTGCATCGTAAAACGCTTAAACAAGCACGCGACGAAGTCGTCAACTTCCTTAAGCAATGTATGCGTATGGATATACGAACGGTAGTGATAGTACACGGCCGCGGTGAACGCTCTAACCCTCCAGCGATGATGAAGAGTTACGTGGCACAATGGTTAATGCAAATCAACGATGTTCAGTGTGCGCATAGTGCGCAACGTTTCCATGGCGGGACGGGCGCCGTCTACGTTCTACTAAGAAAAAGCAGCGAGAAAAAGCTCGAAAACCGCGAACGCCATCAAAAACGAATGGGCTAA
- a CDS encoding DUF3149 domain-containing protein has protein sequence MDFWLDLLFGNAVGLSSMIVIFGALGLMLFYGGFFVYKVMTDKSPH, from the coding sequence ATGGACTTTTGGCTCGATCTCCTTTTTGGTAATGCAGTTGGACTTTCGTCAATGATCGTTATTTTCGGCGCTTTAGGTCTAATGCTTTTTTATGGCGGTTTCTTCGTTTACAAGGTAATGACTGACAAATCTCCTCACTAG
- a CDS encoding TraB/GumN family protein — protein sequence MMRTICLLVTFLFSSSLFAEPLYWQASKGNLNYLILGSVHVGDQTMYPLPVNLTTFLQHSDGIVVETDIRNAQGVRYPQTKQTTQQVLSDKQVKEVKGIANLLQLDPQQLLLSPPWATALTVQMKQLEYLGYRAQDGVDLWLLGQASSKGKTVYSLESLQFQIDLLAQLPEGGKELLTSLLEQFDHNEDAAHCLLESWKNGDQQNLNQFAKFAEMSPEMEEVFIYQRNRDWAQKLATGALFPNKSGNYLVVVGALHLIGHENLLSLLESQGFTITQRSKSQPTQCQFKL from the coding sequence ATGATGCGCACCATTTGCTTGCTAGTTACGTTTCTCTTTTCTTCCTCGTTGTTTGCTGAGCCCCTTTATTGGCAAGCAAGTAAAGGCAACCTCAATTATCTTATCCTCGGCTCTGTGCATGTCGGTGATCAAACCATGTACCCACTACCGGTCAATCTCACCACTTTTCTCCAGCATTCCGACGGTATTGTGGTTGAGACCGACATCCGTAATGCTCAAGGCGTTCGCTATCCACAAACTAAGCAAACCACGCAACAGGTTCTAAGTGATAAGCAGGTCAAAGAGGTTAAAGGAATTGCTAATCTATTGCAGCTTGATCCACAACAGCTCTTGTTGTCTCCGCCATGGGCGACAGCGCTCACGGTTCAAATGAAGCAACTCGAATATTTAGGTTATCGTGCACAAGATGGTGTTGATCTTTGGCTACTTGGGCAAGCATCATCGAAAGGGAAAACAGTCTACAGTTTAGAGTCTCTGCAGTTTCAAATCGACCTATTGGCGCAACTCCCAGAAGGCGGAAAAGAGCTGCTCACGAGTTTACTTGAGCAGTTTGATCACAATGAAGATGCCGCCCACTGCCTACTTGAAAGCTGGAAGAACGGTGACCAGCAAAATCTTAATCAATTTGCTAAGTTCGCAGAAATGTCACCTGAAATGGAAGAGGTATTTATTTATCAGCGTAATCGAGACTGGGCACAAAAACTGGCGACAGGCGCATTGTTCCCAAATAAATCTGGCAACTACTTAGTGGTGGTTGGCGCATTGCATTTGATAGGTCATGAAAATTTGCTGTCACTATTAGAAAGTCAGGGCTTTACCATTACTCAACGTTCTAAAAGTCAACCCACCCAGTGCCAGTTCAAGCTGTAA
- a CDS encoding peptide MFS transporter, with translation MSTQHHQILGHPRGLFLLFGTELWERFSYYAMRAILVLYLTDTTLNGGLGWSTKDALDLYGIYTGLVYITPLIGGWLADNYLGQRRSILIGGALMAIGQFTLAIPADMLGLSVLHSFYLGLALLIAGNGLFKPNISTMVGDLYKEGDNRRDGAFTIFYMGINIGALLAGVVSGSVTNEFGWKAGFVAAGIGMLMSLVMQMTLAQSWLGEIGKEPAAKRDLELKNSAKKEPLTKEEFDRIKVILVMSVFTIVFWAGFEQAGGLMNIYTQQYTDRMIGGFEVPAAWFQSLNPFFIITLAPLLAVLWVKLGKREPNSPVKFALAMFFLALGFLCMVGAVMEQGGDTTVKTSMLWLVGAFFFHTLGELCLSPIGLSLVTKLAPLRLASLMMGAWFGCNAIANYVAGYVGSHVGELGALSIFSGIAVTATISGVILLLFSNTLVRWMHGAESPITTEQQIEEQQTQIA, from the coding sequence ATGTCAACACAGCATCATCAAATCTTAGGACACCCTCGCGGACTGTTCCTTCTTTTCGGCACTGAGCTATGGGAACGCTTCTCATACTACGCAATGCGCGCAATCTTAGTGCTTTATCTGACAGACACTACTTTAAACGGCGGCTTAGGCTGGTCGACTAAAGATGCTCTAGATCTCTACGGCATCTATACTGGACTCGTCTACATCACGCCTTTAATCGGTGGTTGGTTAGCTGACAACTACTTAGGTCAACGCCGCTCAATCTTGATCGGTGGCGCTCTAATGGCAATCGGTCAGTTTACCCTTGCGATCCCTGCCGATATGCTAGGCCTAAGCGTCTTACATAGCTTCTACCTAGGTCTTGCACTACTTATTGCTGGTAACGGTCTGTTTAAGCCAAACATCTCAACAATGGTCGGTGACCTTTATAAAGAAGGTGACAACCGTCGTGATGGTGCATTCACTATCTTCTATATGGGTATCAACATCGGTGCACTATTAGCAGGTGTGGTATCTGGCTCTGTCACCAACGAATTTGGTTGGAAAGCAGGCTTTGTCGCAGCTGGTATTGGTATGCTTATGAGCCTAGTGATGCAAATGACTTTGGCACAATCTTGGTTAGGTGAGATTGGTAAAGAGCCTGCTGCGAAGCGCGATCTTGAGCTGAAAAACTCAGCGAAAAAAGAGCCACTAACAAAAGAAGAGTTCGATCGTATCAAAGTTATCCTAGTGATGAGTGTGTTTACTATCGTTTTCTGGGCTGGTTTCGAGCAAGCTGGTGGCCTGATGAACATCTACACTCAACAGTACACTGATCGTATGATTGGCGGATTTGAAGTACCTGCTGCGTGGTTCCAATCGCTAAACCCATTCTTTATCATCACATTGGCACCGTTGCTTGCTGTGCTTTGGGTGAAATTAGGTAAACGTGAGCCAAACTCGCCAGTGAAATTTGCATTAGCAATGTTCTTCCTCGCACTTGGTTTCCTTTGCATGGTGGGTGCGGTAATGGAGCAAGGTGGCGACACGACCGTTAAGACTTCAATGTTATGGCTAGTGGGTGCGTTCTTCTTCCATACTTTGGGCGAACTATGTCTATCTCCTATCGGTCTATCACTGGTGACAAAACTGGCTCCGCTACGCCTAGCATCTTTAATGATGGGCGCATGGTTTGGTTGTAATGCTATCGCAAACTATGTTGCAGGCTATGTGGGTTCACACGTTGGTGAGCTAGGTGCTCTGTCTATCTTTAGTGGCATTGCCGTTACGGCGACCATCAGTGGCGTGATTCTACTGTTGTTCTCGAACACACTTGTACGTTGGATGCATGGAGCTGAATCTCCAATCACAACTGAACAACAAATCGAAGAACAGCAAACTCAAATCGCATAA